CGAAATCGTACCCAGGTCCCAAGGCCCCGGCAACGGTCTCTCCGACTATACTTCGTGGGCCCCATCCGTGTCCCACTCCGATCCGAAACCCCTCGCAGACCATGCTGGCCATGACCGGCAAATCCTCGGACGACGGATAGAAATCGCAATTTCCCCTGACCGTCATGAAACCCGGATGCCGAGCCAGAAAATGGTAGACATCCTCTCCGGTCATGTCTCCACAGTGCACGAGCATGTCCGCTTGGACCAAGTGGGCCTCGTAGACCTTCTCAAGATCCGGTGTCGCCTCGCACATGTGGGTGTCCGAGACGATGGCCAGTCTCATGTCATTGGCCCATGGGCAGCGGAGCACTGCCCAGGATGTATTTCAGATCTTCGTCGGTGAAATAGAACCCCAGCCCGCTAAAGAAAGATGCCTGACCGTCGTCGCTGATGAAATCGTCCATACCGGCGCTGAGATAGAAATTCTTCATGAAGTAGAGCTTCCCTCCACCCTTGAGGTGCGGCGGATGATCGTGCCGGAAATCAAAGGCCTCGACAAAGAATTGAAGCCGGTCGTCCCACAGGTAGTAATCGACACCGAAACCGCCCGAGGACTCGATGATACCTCCCCTCAGGACCACGTCGTCCCATCGTTTGGCAATCTGGGCCGAAAACTTGAGTTTGTCTTTGTTGAACTCGGTCTTCTCCTCCTCGTAGGTGTGCCATGCCCCGCCATCATCCCGATACTTGACCATTTTGGTCGTCTTCTCCCGTTTGCCGGAAGGATCGCTGATCAAGGACAGCATGTAATACTTGTCTTCGGCAGGCTGGAGTTTGAGGTTCAGATAACTCTTGAAGTCGCCGGTTCTGGACATGTATTCGGGGCTGAATTCGACCGAGGTCCGGAACTGGTCCTGCTTGGCTAGATACTTGTTGATCCCCTCCAGAGCCTTGTCCAGTTCCTCGGCCGTGGTGTCGTCGTTGATCAGGCGCCCGATGGTCCCTTTACCCTCGTCAATCTTGCGGGAGACGCTCTGAAGGGATGCCAGGGTCTCCTTGAGATCCTGGCCCATATCCTGGTCGGACACCAAGCGGCCCATAGGCCCTTCACCCTCGTGGAGCTTGCCCAGAAGAACATTCATATGCTTGAGGGTCACCTGGACCTCTGCAGAGGCCACCTCGAGATTCTTGACAATCTTGTCCACCCCGTCCTTGTTGGCCCCGGACACCTGCTTCAGGTCGGCCGAAAAATCGCGGAGGTTGCCCACGATCTGACCCACGGCATCCATGTTGGACTGGACTAGGCCGTTCAGGCCCACGGCCATATCCCGCATATTTTGGATCATGATCCGAAGATCCTGCTCCCCCTGCTCTCCTCCGAGGACGTTGGACACGCTTCGGGCCACGAGCCCCACGTCGTCGGCTATCTGCCCCACTTTCTGAAGAACGTCCTCTAGGCTGGGTGGAGTCTCGGAACGGGCGATGGTGCCGCCTTGGGTCAGGACCGGATGGCTGCTGGAGCCCGGCACGATTTCCACGAATTTGTCGCCAAGCACTCCCCGTGTGCGGACTGCTACCTGGGCATCGGCGTGAATGACCACTCCGGGCTTGACGGCCATGATTACCTTGGCCCTGTTGCCCTCCAGGCCGATGGTTTTGACCAGACCGACGTCGATACCGGCGATTTCCACCGGGGAATTCTCCTTCAAACCCGAGACGTTGTCGAAGTAGGCAGCCACGTCGTACATGTCCCTGGTGGTCACCTTGCCCTTGCTGACCTGGGTGGTCATGTAGGTCAGGCCGACCAAAGCCGCGAAGACGAAGAGACCGACCTTGATTTCAGTTCCCGCACTAGCCATCGATGCTCCTTGTTCATGCCGGGGGGCTATTTGATCAGCCCATCCCGATAGGGCCTTGCAGCGACCCGGAGATGAATTGCCTCACGACCGGGTCCTCGTTGTTTCTGATTTCCTCCGGGGTCCCCTGAGCGATGATGGTCCCCTCATAGAGCATGAAAATGTTGTCGGCCGTGGTCATGGTCGCCTGGATGTCGTGGCTGATGACCACGCAAGTGGCCCCGAACTGGGCCCTGGTCTGGACGATCAAGTCGCTGATGGCCGCCGACATGATCGGATCGAGCCCTGACGTAGGCTCGTCGAAGAGGACGATCTCGGGATCCAGGGCCATGGCTCTGGCCAAACCCACCCTCTTGCGCATCCCACCCGAAAGCTCCGATGGCATTTTGTAGCCCATGCCCTTGAGTCCGACATCAGTCAGCTTGGCCTCGACCCGCTCCCGGATTTCCCTAGACGACAAGCGGGTGTGCTCGCGCATGGGAAAGGCCACGTTTTCGGCCACGCTCAAGGAGTCGAACAATGCCCCTTCCTGGAAAAGCATCCCGAACTTCTTTCGGACCCCAGCCAGCTGCCGGTCCCTCATGGCCGCGATGTCCGTGCCGTCGACGATCACCTGTCCCCTGTCCGGCCGGATCAGGCCGATGACGTGTTTCAGAAGGACGCTCTTGCCACCGCCGCTTCGGCCTATGATCACGTTTACCCGGTCCCGGGGCAGGCTAAGATCGATTCCCTTGAGGACCTTCTGGGACCCGAAGGCCTTGTGGACGTCGCGAAGTTCGATGATGGCTTCCATTCGGTCCGCCTTCAAAACATGAGGGCTGTGAGCACGTAATCGCTCATAAGGATGAGGACTGAAGACAGAACCACTGATTGCGTCGTGGCCCGGCCGACTCCTTCGGCCCCGCCTCGGGTATAGAAGCCCTTGAAACACCCAACCAAGGTCAGAATAAAGCCGAAGCACGCAGCCTTGATCAAACCGTTGTACACGTCGTCCAGCCCTACGTATTCATAGATCTTGTTCATAAACAGGCCCCCGTGGATTCCCAGGAGCTTGACGCCCACCAAGTAGCCGCCGGCGATGCCCACGATATCGCTGATGGCGCACAGCAACGGAAGCATGATTACTCCGGCCACGACCCGGGGCACCACTAGGTACTGGACCGGGTTGATGGCCATGACTGTCAGGGCATCGACCTGTTCCGTGACGCGCATGGTCCCTATCTCGGCGGCGATGGCCGACCCGGCCCGACCGGTGACCATGAGCGCGGTGATGACCGGACCGAGTTCCCTGGTCATGGACAGGGCCACCGTAGCCCCCACCAGGGTCTCGGCAGAAAACATGCGGAAGGCGTAGTAAGTCTGCAGGGCCAGGACCATGCCCGTGAATAGCCCGGTCAGGACGACCACGAACAGGGAACTGACCCCGATGAAGTCCATCTGCTTGAACAGGAGGCGGATTCTGTACGGCGGAAGAAAGAGAAGGCTCAAGGCCTCCAGAAAGAGGACAGCGATCCGACCCGCCTCAATCGTCGATGTGATGGCGCCACGGCCCAAAAAGGTGAACATGCGGAACATGCGAGCTCGGGGATTCTCCGTCTGGAAGTCCTGGGGCCGGGAAGAGGCCTTCCTGGCCCTATCCCATCATCACTTTGTTGTAAACGTGAACACTCCGTCCCAAGATTCCGGAGGGTTGGCCAGAAGGTGGTCCAAACGTTCGAGATACAGACGGACGACCGTGTCTCCGGGATGTTCGTTGCCAATTTCCCTGAAGATGGACTGAGCCTTCTGGAACTCCCCTTTCCGGTAGTCCGCCACCCCCTCCTCGTATCTATCCACATAGCCCAGAGGGCAGGGCGAATCGGCGGGAGCCAGCAATTCGAAGATCTCCACCGGCTGGTCCTTGCCCTTGACTTTAACCAGATCGAGGCTTCTGATCCGATATTTGTCTTGGATACTGCGTCTGGTGAATTCACTAACAATGACATTCGTCCCGTAGACCTTGTTCAGGCCCTCCAGGCGCGACCCGAGATTCACGTGGTCGCCCATGACCGTGTAGTCGAACCGGTTCTGGGATCCCATGTTTCCGGCCACCATGCTCCCTGTGTTGATGCCCACACCAATGTCCAGGCAAGGCCATCCCGCCGGCTTCCAGATCTCGTTGAGCTCCTTGAGCCGGGCCATCATTTCGAGGGCCGTCCGGCAAGCCATCTCGGCGTGTTCAGGGTAATGCTTTGGAGCCCCGTACACGGCCATGACCGCGTCGCCCATGTACTTATCCAGAAGCCCCCGGTTATGCATGACGATGTCTGTCATCTCGGTAAGATATTCGTTCAAGAGCTTGACCAGATCGTCTGGCGACAGACCCTCGGAAATGGTCGTGAACCCCCTGATGTCCGAAAAAAGTACTGTCAGTTCGAGCTTGACCCCGCCCAAACGCAGTTTTTCCGGATCGCTGACCACATCCTCGACCACGTGGGGATCGAGATACTTGCTGAAGGCCTGACGGATGGCCCGCTTCTGCCGGTCCGCAAACATGAAGCGGTAGACGGTCAGAATCAGATAGGATCCGGTCAAAGCCAACAGGGGATATACGAGGTTCAGCCAGAACAGACGAGTCTCGAACAGATAGAGATTGGCTAAGACGAACCCGCCGCCGGTGACGAGAACCCCGAGGATGCTCCAGGCCGCCTTGAGTCTCCAGAGAAATATTCCACAGACAAGGCAGAGAACCCAGAGAGCCGCGATATCGAACATCGGGGCCCAGCTTGGCCGGAGCATGAAGTCACCCCGGAGCATATTGTCTAGAGCCGTGGCCTGGATCTCGATTCCAGGATAGGCCACACCGAACGGCGTCACCCGGAGGTCGAACACGGCCGGAGCCGTGACCCCCACAAGCAGATAGCGTCCCCGCAGCAGGTCGGGGTTGGCCTCTCCCCGAAGGATCTTCCAGGCTGGCACATGGGGAATGGTTTTCTCCGGCCCCCGGTAGTGAAGGATCATTTGGCCGTGTTCGTCCGTTGGCACGCTCAGCTTCCCGAGCCCGGACCGGACCACGCCGAAAGAGGCCACCTCCAAGGCTGGCATGGCCTTGGGGTCCGTCAAGGCCGCCAGGGCCGCGGCCAGAGGCAGATAATTCTCGTTCCCGTGGCCGATGGCCAGGGGATAGCGGCGGATGGTTCCGTCCCGGTCGGGGATGATATTGAAGTAGGCTTGACTGTAGGCAACTTCGGCCAACGGCCTAATGTTGGTCCTGGCCTTGGTGGCCCTGGGGATGGGCAGAACTTCCGGCGGCTGGCCGCCTCCGACCACCTTGACGGCCGGGTATCTCTCGGCCCGGTCCAGGGTGTGCTCGCCTGGCGCCAAGTCTTGAGAAAGATTGAAATAGTACCCGAGGATCTGGGGATCTCGGCTGCTGGCCAAAGCTTCAGCCAAGGCCAGATCGGGGCTGCTGTTTTGAAGCCGTTCCTTGATGTACGGCAACAGGTTGGGGTTGGGGAGCAGGCCCAGAGTTTGGGCGTTCTGAGCCAGCCGCAGAAGTTCGGCCTGGGCAGGATTATCCTCGGGATCGAAGAAGCTGATATCATAGCCCACCCCAAGAGGATCGTAGGAGTCGAGCCGCTTGACTAGGTCGGCCATGAGAGACCTGGTCCATGGCCAGCGACCGATCTCCTCCAGGCTTCTTTCGTCGATGGCCACGATGGACACCAGTTCGGAGGTCGGTATCGGGCCCCTGGCCCGCAGCCGAAGGTCATAGGTCTTGAGTTCGAGCAGGTCGAGAAAATCCGGAGAGCTCAGGTACAGGACGGTACAGGTCACGGCCGTGAAAAGGGCCAGGGCCAAGGGCCACGCTCGTTCCCGAACCGGTTTTTTCATGACCGTTTTTCTCCTTTGACTGACGCCCTGGTTTCGGTAGAATGTCAGTCAGATTGTTGCCCCGATTCGAGGCTGGACATATCCGCCGAAGACATTCGCGCTTCGTGAATTCACTCTTAGACCGGAGGATCGTTCCATGTACTCCATCGTCTCCCTGCTCGAGGAGGCCGCCGAGGACATTCGTCGGTTTGAAGCCCAGGCCGTCCAGGCCTTAGACAATGAGACCGAAGGCAAGTCAGTCCACGACCACTGGCTGCGACGCAAGGCCAAACTCTTGCGGGACCTGCCGGAACGGGCCTCTTCACTGGTTGACGCCCTGCCCGAAAAACTCGTCGACTTGGTCATGGATCGCCTGAACACATTCTCCTTCAACGCGGCCAACAGTCTCAGAATCGGCAGCCCCTTCTACATGTCGGCCCTACTCTACCCAGACAATCATCGCCAAGGCCAGCCCAACGACCTTGAACTGCTCGTGACCGACATTGTTCGTGAACTGGAACGACGATTTTAGACCGTCACCTTTTCTGCGATCCGACCGTAGGCGGCAAAGGCCAGTCTTCCGCCCACAGCCCCCCCCACAGCCTGAATCAGGTTAGGAACCACCTCAGCGACGGCCCCTTGGATGCCGATACTGGGCATGAAAACCTCTCCGACAAAATATACTGAAATCATAGCCAAGCCGCCGGCTCCCAGGAGAGCGGCCTGCATGGCCGGGGCCCGATTGACGGCCAGAGCCGCCATCATGCCTTCAAATCCTTTGGCCACCAGGGTCAGAGGAGCGAACAATGCCCATCCGCCCAGAACATCGGCTAGGGCCGAGCCCACCCCTCCGGCAATGAAGGCCTTCCAAAAACCCGTTCCGGGACTCATCCGACCCAGAAGCAGACCGGCAAAAACCACAGCGATGTCCCCGACGTTGAAATATCCCCTGCTCGGCAGGGGGACACGTACGAAAAAGGTCACCAGACAAACGACCACCACCAGGGTGATCAAAACGATTTTTTCCTTGCGCATTGTCATTCCTCCTTCCGGTCTCCGCCTAGATGCCTAACCCGATTCTCGAGAACTAGGGCGGTCTGTTCTGTTTCATTGAGTACATGAAGAAACAGGGCCAAAACCAGTGCCCCGTATCGCTTAAATATCCGCTTCCATCCCGGCATGGCCCGAAACCCGGGGGACCATTCCAAAATCCGCCTGAGTCTGGTTAGAGAAGTCCCGCTCTCCTCCATCGTGGCCCTGAACACGATGATGTCTCTTTTCCAGTCTCCGGGCAAGGGCAGACCCAATATATCCCGATAACTAATGTAGGAAAGACCGAGGGCCAAGACCAGCAAAGAATTCGGGAAAAGCACGACCTTGAGGGCCGAATCCCGGATCCAGTCGGACCGCCCGAACACGACAAAATACTGAAAAATCCCTCCAATTGCTAGCATGGTGAGCACGAAAGGGGTCACGAGCTTAAGCACGGCAACGGTCTCCGCCCACGAGAACCGGTTTCGATGCCAAAAGAGCAAGATAGCGAGCAGACCCGCCTGCACGACAAAGGAATCGTGCCAAGGCCCCCAGATCATCCAAAGCAGGCCTGTCAGCATGGTCGCAAGGATTCCAGATATTCTGATCAGGGCCACAGCGGTCCCCAATCGACGCGAACCTCACCTCGCCTTCCGTCAAGGGGAGTGAGGCCAAGCTCGCCCCCCCGTTTGAAACGCCCGGAAGCAGCCCGGAGCAGTGGCTCCCGGCCTCCGTGCGAAACCGCCAGCATAGCGTCGATTCCCGGGCAGGCCTGCACCAGTGGATCGACTGGACCGAGCTTGTCGTACTCGTCAAGGACCAGAACCCGGATCCCGGGACAGGCCTCGACCCAGTTTCGACAGATCTCGGTCTCGCCGCCACCGGTTCGTCCCCTGACTGCCAGCTCGGCCATCATGGCGTACTTCTGCAGACTGAAATCCTGGACGACATAGGCGAATACGACCTTACTGGCGGACAAGCCGGGAAGAAGCAGTTTCTCAATGAGGCTCGTTTTCCCGGCCCCGTTCGGCCCGGCCAGGAGGGTGAACGTCCCCTCGCTCAAGACTGGAACCCGCTCCTCCACGACCAGATCAAGGCCGTGTGCCATGTGGTGTCGACCAGGCTCAAGGACGAACAGATCCGCCACAAAACCGCTCCGCTCGACCGTTCCTGAATATAAACGTTTCCAATTCCGGCCTTCTGTCCAAGGCACGGGTCAACCGCTCGCGCCGCTCTGCCGACAGGGACTCGACCACATTGCGCAAGAGCAAACGAAGACCCCGTATCCGGTTGACTTCCGCCGCAGCCATGACCAGCAGACAGGCTAGAAGGGCCCGCTCGCCGCCCGAATACCTGTGCAGGGAGCGGTCTGGGTCGACCTCAAGGCCCATGGCCTGAGCCTCGCCAAGGGCCAGGCTCAAGGTCCGATCAGCTTCGTCCTCGGAAAAAATCCAGGCCTCGTCCCGCAGACATCCGGAAACGAACAACCGATCGTAGTCGATGACCACATGGTCGTCTCCGCAACAGCTCAGGACATCCGTGCACGCTGACATGACCGCCTCTGACGGATGGGTTCGGGATCAAGACCCATCGCCGCCCCTTTCCAAGTCTGGGCTTTTGGTGAAGATTTTGATCGTGTTCGTCACCGCATGATCCTGCCCGTGGGCCGGTTCTCCGCTGGTGATGACCACCGGAACCTCCGAAGAAAGTTCATCCTGCCCGTCGACGAATGCTTCCACTCGCTGCACATGGCTGGTGATGGACATGTCCGGAACCCGTGGTCTGACTCCCCAAAAAAAATTCATCTGCCGAACGACTTCCGGTCTGGGCGAAAGGGCGTAGATGTCCTGGGCCGGTCTTCGACTCGACAGGAGCCTAGCCGTGGAACCCGAGACCGAATGGCAGACTATGGCCGTACTTTCCAGGTTGTCGGCCATCAATGCCGCAGCATAGGCCAAATACTTGGCGGGGTTCTTCTCCTGCTTCGGCCTGTACGGCCCCTGAACCCGTTCCAGGAAATACGCCTCGGACTGCTTCGCGATTTCGTGGATGAATCGGACCGCCTCCACGGGATACGCCCCAATGGCCGTCTCCTCGGAGAGCATGACACAGTCGGCCCCGTCCAGGATCGCGTTGGCCACGTCTGTTGTTTCGGCCCGGGTCGGAAGGGGATTTTTGACCATGGACAGAAGCATCTGGGTGGCCACGATGGATGCCTTTTGTCCATGCCGACAGGCCCGAATAATTTTTTTCTGAATGATCGGCAGTGAGGCTATGGGGCACTCAAGGCCGAGATCCCCTCTGGCGACCATGACCGCGTCGGAGAGATCGACAATCTCCTCCAGAATGTCGTAGGCGTTTTTCCGTTCAAGTTTGGCCACCACTGGAATCCAAATTCCATGACGTTTGATCTCGTTACGGACATCGACGATGTCGGAAGCGCTCTGAACGAAAGACACGGCCACGGCGTCAACCCCGATGTCCAGGGCCTCGTGGAGATCTTTTCGGTCTTTGGCTGTCAGGGCCGGCATCGGATGATACTTTCCCGGAAAGGCGATGCCTTTGTGGGAGGTCAAAATGCCCCCGTTCTGGGCCTCCATGAGGTAAAGCCTGTCCTTGTCGATGACCCGCGTGACCACGAACGACAGCATGCCGTCGCTCAAGGACACGGGCATGCCGACTTCCAGGCCCTTGAGGAGTTCCGGGTAGGCGAGCCCGACGAAGGGCCCTTCGTCGGCCCGGGATCGGAGTTCCTCGAGGCCGAGCACGGCTGTCGTGCCCTTGTTGATGGTCAGGGGGGAGCCCGCTACCTCTTCAATACGGATTTTCGGACCGCACAGGTCGGCCATGACCGTCAGGGGCTTGCCGATCTCGCCTTCGATCCTGCGGATCGAGTTCACAACAGGCTCGAAATAGGCGGCCTCGGCATGGGAAAAATTGAGTCTGAATATCCTGACCCCGTATTTGACCATGTCGTTCATGATGCCGTATTCCATCGAAGCCGGTCCCAAAGTGGCCACGATTTTGGTGCGCATGTCGCCCCCTTGTATACAAGTTGCTCCGGTGAAAACCGAAGAAATGATGCTACATTCCCCTTTCTTCGTTCGCAACCACGAGATGCGGTCTGCTCCCGACCCCAAAATGTCTCCCCGTCTGTTCGTCGGACTGCCGATCTCGGATTCGGTCCGAATACACTACGCCGAAATTCTCGACCGCCATGGGCTTCGGTCATTGCCCGGCCTATCTTGGGTTTTGCCAAGAAATCTGCATCTGACCCTTGATTTCATCGGACGGACTCCTGCAGCCCTGGTTCCGGATCTGGTCAAAGCCATAGCCGACTCCATTCCCCCCGCCTTTGAGATCGATTTCCAAGACTTCGGTTTCTTTCCAGATCAAATCCGGCCCAGAGTCTTCTGGGCCGTGGTGCAGAATGGTCGGACCGAACTACAGATCTGGGCCAAAAACTTGACCTCCATGATCGACGGACTTCTGCATCGTCAAAGGCCTGATCCCGCCTTCATCCCTCACCTCACCCTGGCCCGAATCAAAGATAGGCGGATCAGAACATCTTCGTTCCTTCCACACTTCTCAAACGCCAGGTTCGGAAAATTCCAGACCGACAGGGTCGTCCTCTACCGCAGCGAACTGGGTTCTGGGCCGCCGACCTACACAAATCTTTTCGAAGCCCGACTCTCGGGAGCAGATTCGACCTGATTGAAAAATTGCCCCCACAATGAGGCTTATCAAAAAAAAAGGCCTCCGGCCTTGTCGAAGTACAAAGCCGGAGGCCTTAGATCATTCTAGAACCATGTCTTCAGTTGCCCATCATGTTGGGGTGGTGGAAGTCGCCTTCCATGTTTTCAACATGACAGATGGCGCAGTTTCCATTGGCTCCGATGACCCCATTCACGCCCTGGTACTGCAGGGGTTGGATGGCATCCAGGTCCGGATGAAAGGAGTTCTCGGCCGGGTACTCGGCGTGGGTCGAGCCGTGGCAGGACTCGCACATCATCCCGGCATTGTCGGCTCTCAGCCTGTAGAGGCCGGAAGGGCCACGGACCCAGTCGTTGAAGGCCGAAACCTTCCGGCTGGCCGGGGGCGCAAAGTCAACATGGCAGGTCAGGCAGTCGGGCTGATCATTCCAGGGGGTACGGGGACTGATCTCCTCGACCGTGGCCACCAGACGAGGACGGATGCCCCGCATGAGCCGCTCGGCCTTGGGCTTGCCCGCGGCCTGTTCGCCTTTGAGCAGGGTCAGGGCGTGGTCTTCCAGGGTGCCGTGGCAATTGGTGCAAGTCAGGCCGACCTGACTGGCGTGCACGCCCCGGGCGCAATAGGTGAAGCTGGTCGGGCCGGTGGGGTGGCAGGAATGGCAGGGTTCCGGCCCTGGCCGATCGGACAGATAGTGGACATGGAACCCGTGGATGGCCGCGGGCAGGTTCAGCAGTTCCGGATTGCCGGCCGCGTTGAGCAGGGGGTCCGGATGGCAGCTCTGGCAGAGTACCGGGCGGCCCTGGTTGGCCTCGGCCAGCAGGGTGGTCTTGTGACGGCGATCGTGAACGACCAGAACGTCCGAGGCGGTTTCGGCGGAGATGCCTGTTACCCCCGAACGTCGCCAAGTCCCGCCGTGGCAGTTGTGGCAGCCGATTTCCGTAGAGACCGGGGCCACGACCCTGGTCGTGGCCAGAGTCTGTCCGGTGGCCCCATCCCTGGCCTCGATGGTGAAAATTGGATAGGGATTCAAAGAGCCATCGTCGGCATAGGGCAGGACCGGAATGCCGTCGGCCACAAAGGTCCGCAGCTTCTCGTTCAGGGTCATGGTTCCGGACAGGCCAAGGCCCTTGGCGCTGACATTGAGGGGCAGTTCCTTGCCGACCAGGGATTTGGCGTACTTCCAGAATTCGACCTGGGAGGCCGGGTCCACCGAACCGGGCGGCGGGGTGAAGACTAGCTCGACGCCGTCGGTGACGAGCTCGGCCTTGACGCCACGCCGTACGAGCTGGGCGTAAAGGGTGCTGCCCGGAGGCAGAAGAGACCAGTAGGGATCGCAGTCGGAAATGCATTTTTCGCCCAGAGTGCACCAGGCCAGGAGTACGTATTCGTCCACGTCTGGATCAAAGGGCGGTATGTCCACCTGGGCCGTTCGTTCCGGCCGGGCAACGGGCTCGGGAACCGATTTGCCATTCACCTCGTGAACCAAGAATCCTGTCAAGGCCCGACGTTCCTCGGCCGTACCGGCAAAACGGGGCATGTATTCATAGACCTTGCCGATGCCGGAAATCATGGCCTCCAGGCCGAAGACACTGAATTTGGCCGTGAGTGGCTGGATATCGTTCAGAGGCCCGCCAATGGAATGACAGGCGGAGCATTGGCCGCGGAAAAGTTCCCGGCCGGCCTGCAATTCGTTGGCCGGCGTGATTTCCCGGTGTTGGATCCATTTGGCGGACTTCAGGTATCCGTCTTTGGCGATGTCGCCTTCGGTGCCCTTGATGATGGCGTTGGAGTACATGAAGCTGTGGATCAGATAGGGTCTGCGGCCAGCTTCGCGCATCCACTCGAAGCTGCCCATGTACATGAGGCCGATGAAGAGAAGGACGAGAGCCATGGGCCGTTTGACGGCCGCGGGCATGCGGATGGACATGATCAGGCCGCCGATGAAGAGCAGGGCCGAGATCCACAGGAAGGCCTGGAAGAAGGGCATGATTTCCGGGTTCCGGCCGAGGATCATGGCCTTGGGCCCTTCGGGCAGGATGGAGAGATACCACCAGCCGGATAGAAGCAGAAAGGCAAAGGGAACGAGGAGCCACTTGGCGCAGTGACGGACCAGGGCCTCGCGCAGGGCCGGATCCTTTTCCCAGGTGGCCGTGACAAAGCCGTAGAGCCCGGCCAGGATCAGAGCGATGAAGGTCCTGAAGGCCAGGGCCGGCCAGAAGGATGGATTGAAGAAGCCGTCCCAGAAATCGCGGGTCGCCAGCCAGTCGCCCGGGGTGAGCATGAACCCGATGATGCCGTTGATCATGAACAGGGACAGCCAAGCAAAGATGAAATACAGCCAGCCGATGAGAAGATGGTTTCGTGGCTGCATTTTGCCGAAGGTATAGTAATAAATGAAGATGGCCACGATTTCGCCCAGGAAAAAGACCCATTCGATGGCCCAGGCAAAGACAAATGTGTGGATCAAGGCCGCCGTGGCCGCCGGGGAGATGAGGGAAATCGTGAACCAGATGCCAACACCGGTCAGGCCGCCAAGAACCATGGTCACGATCATGAAAAATTTGGCGTGGCGCTTGGTGTAGTTCAGTATGCCCTGGGAATTTTCTCGATAGGCCTTTTTTTCGGTGAGAATCAGGAACAGCCCACCGCCGATGGCGAAGTGGGCGATGTAGACATGAATGATGGCGATGACGGCGATGAGCAGGCCGCCACCGGCCCAAGTCAGGTCCCAGATGGGGTAATTCATGATTGGACCTCCTTGCCAGCATCAGCGGCCAGTTTGAGCATCCAGGCGACGACGACCAGGCCGACGGCCAAGACGATCACGAAGAGGAACAAGGGCAGGGCCTCGCCGGTGACCTGCCGCGAGCCGACCTGGAAATAG
This Deltaproteobacteria bacterium DNA region includes the following protein-coding sequences:
- a CDS encoding cytochrome C, with translation MNYPIWDLTWAGGGLLIAVIAIIHVYIAHFAIGGGLFLILTEKKAYRENSQGILNYTKRHAKFFMIVTMVLGGLTGVGIWFTISLISPAATAALIHTFVFAWAIEWVFFLGEIVAIFIYYYTFGKMQPRNHLLIGWLYFIFAWLSLFMINGIIGFMLTPGDWLATRDFWDGFFNPSFWPALAFRTFIALILAGLYGFVTATWEKDPALREALVRHCAKWLLVPFAFLLLSGWWYLSILPEGPKAMILGRNPEIMPFFQAFLWISALLFIGGLIMSIRMPAAVKRPMALVLLFIGLMYMGSFEWMREAGRRPYLIHSFMYSNAIIKGTEGDIAKDGYLKSAKWIQHREITPANELQAGRELFRGQCSACHSIGGPLNDIQPLTAKFSVFGLEAMISGIGKVYEYMPRFAGTAEERRALTGFLVHEVNGKSVPEPVARPERTAQVDIPPFDPDVDEYVLLAWCTLGEKCISDCDPYWSLLPPGSTLYAQLVRRGVKAELVTDGVELVFTPPPGSVDPASQVEFWKYAKSLVGKELPLNVSAKGLGLSGTMTLNEKLRTFVADGIPVLPYADDGSLNPYPIFTIEARDGATGQTLATTRVVAPVSTEIGCHNCHGGTWRRSGVTGISAETASDVLVVHDRRHKTTLLAEANQGRPVLCQSCHPDPLLNAAGNPELLNLPAAIHGFHVHYLSDRPGPEPCHSCHPTGPTSFTYCARGVHASQVGLTCTNCHGTLEDHALTLLKGEQAAGKPKAERLMRGIRPRLVATVEEISPRTPWNDQPDCLTCHVDFAPPASRKVSAFNDWVRGPSGLYRLRADNAGMMCESCHGSTHAEYPAENSFHPDLDAIQPLQYQGVNGVIGANGNCAICHVENMEGDFHHPNMMGN
- the thpR gene encoding RNA 2',3'-cyclic phosphodiesterase, translating into MSFMMPYSIEAGPKVATILVRMSPPCIQVAPVKTEEMMLHSPFFVRNHEMRSAPDPKMSPRLFVGLPISDSVRIHYAEILDRHGLRSLPGLSWVLPRNLHLTLDFIGRTPAALVPDLVKAIADSIPPAFEIDFQDFGFFPDQIRPRVFWAVVQNGRTELQIWAKNLTSMIDGLLHRQRPDPAFIPHLTLARIKDRRIRTSSFLPHFSNARFGKFQTDRVVLYRSELGSGPPTYTNLFEARLSGADST